DNA from Ictalurus punctatus breed USDA103 chromosome 20, Coco_2.0, whole genome shotgun sequence:
CAAACCCAAACAGTTTTCAAAGAAAATATGAGCCAAGTTACCTCAGACATCAAGTCCTCTTCTCCCTGGTGGAATGCACATGGACAAAAGGGGCAAAAAGGGTTTAAAGATGTGAAAAGTGGTGGAAccgttcattttttttaataaagttcatATAGTTCGGTATAGCCAGTTTGAGGACTGAACACACCATGCtacacagagaaaaagaaaacggtAGGAACGTAACGGCACAAAcgttaacaaaaaacagatgataaaaaatatatatcaaaagCAGACCTGATAGAAGTAGAGAAAGATAAACAGTTAATGTAGGAGACTCTTTGCAGTGAAGTGTTCAATGGTAAGGTATGAAGTCAAATGTAAAAGAAGGTTGAAGCAGATGGGACTGAATCAGaaaacatacatactgtacatcaagTTTTCCTGCTGTTTTTACACCACACGGCCATGTCATTACTTTATATGCTTGTTTATTAAGATCCAAAATAAAGCATGTTAATTTTTACAAATCCTGGAAGAGAAAATTATCACTTGCCACACAtataccaatcagccataagattaaaaccacctgcctactattgtgtaggtcccccttgtgccgccaaaacagctctgacccgttgaagcatggactccacaagacctctgaaggtgtgctgtggtgtttggcaccaagacgttagcagcagatcctttaagtccatatccttacgcttgcccatttttcttgcttccaacacaccaacttcgagaactgactgttcacctgttgcctaatatatcccaccccttgacaggcgccattgtaatgagataatcaatgttattcatgtcaccttacagtggttttaatgttatggctgattcgTGTATATGCGCAAATACGCCAAGTTTTTAAATGCAATAAATGAGCCGAGATACGTCGAGAAACATGATTCAAGATATGATTTAAACACAAACTAAAAGAGTGTAGACAAGATTGATGTCTCTAAATAAggtatatgtaaaaaaaaaaaaaaaaaaaaaaaaaaaaaaacctctctaaATGCTATTGTTTTCAGAATTAAATGACTAAATCCTATTTTTGAGAAATTaggacatttatttttttttatggttttatgCACATAATACAACAGCAGTTGCTATTCCTGCACTGACTTTCACGTTTACTAAAATCACATTGTGGCTGTTAAATTAATGCGTATTCACACTATCCCATAATTTACATCCTTAGGTACAAATGCACTAATTTGCATAGTCAAACACAAAACGATGCATATCCTCCAGAGATGAGGCTAGCCCTTTGGCAAATcagcttggatttttttttttctgtacatgTTTTTACATATTACAACCTGCAGCTGCACCTTAAGCTGcaataatgtattaatttaataaattacatTCAATTTCACATGTTGAGAATTAGATCAGTGATTCTTAAAGTGGGGTCTGCAAAGTCATGggattcatgtttttttttaagaatgtaaGAATGCTGGgaatcacaacccaccattatcacATGTTATTATATTTCCTACTGTGTTCCTATATTATTAGCATATATAACTGAAATGGGATTAATCCAGAGTGCTATAACAAAAACAAGTAGACCTGTAAATAATGTCAGCTTGGGCGTAACTTGGTTCTGATGTTGGAAAGTGCTGGAAAAATCTCTAGCTCTAAGGCTCCAATAGCCAGAATATTAACTGACACAACTAAAGAATTACATTTTGAATAGTAGTCTTAAGTTCATAAACTAAATCTATACTGAGTGGGTCCCCAGAAACTTTACATTTAATGCAGTCCTTGGctacaaaaatgtttgagaacctCTGTATTTGTACACTGTGTTTGTAAcagaaatattaattaattaaacttgCGGTCAATATGTAtgatgtgtaaaatgtcaagCTGAAGCAAAGCGTGTGCTGAAAAAGAGCAGTTAAAAGCCATGCCCCAAAACCTGAAATGAATCCATGTATCCTATGGGAAATAGGAAAGTaataatgggaaaaaaaaacttgcaaatGACGGGCTACAAGCGAGAGTAGGCACGAGTTAGCAGTCcagatacacagacacacaaacacatagctggaaaaaagaaacaagctAATGGACTGCAGGACTTTTCTCAAACAgatgaggtcagaggtcagattACACTCGGGTGAGTAAAGAGATGTAAACATACTTTAAACATTCATCTAGCTCTGAAACTGTGGCTTCATCTTTTCCTTTAAACagtcaataaaaataattatgcttttgttttcattgttcCTAGTTTCCCTTGTCATACTAGTCATAGTTCCCTAGTTCCCTAGTCATAGATGTTAAGGGGAAATCCCTTAACATCTTTGACACTTGAAATGACAATCTATGaacaagaaagacagaaatagagaCTGAATATACCAATCTGACTCATTAGACTCATTCTAACACTAAACCCAGGCTTGTATGATATACGattataaaaatttaaataaaataagccaGTGTATGTCTCTCTACAGTCGTGAACAAATAATTATTACTAAAGTTGTAGAGACTGCGGTCTTCATTTATTATAAAGATACCAGACAttgtatttgttaaaaaaaaataatgttaaaaacaCATTACCTGTTCATATTCTTCTTCTACATCACCTTCCTGTCAAAGTGGCAGAAAAATACAGTACTGTCAACAATAATAAGGAATTTAACATATAATTTAACGCAACTCtccttaaaaaaagaaaagaaagaataatcTCTTCCTTTGTGGACTGAGGACTTTATTAAGATAATTCCTATGAATCTCCTGAATATGTAAAAAACATTCTCTAAAACCATCCTGtcctatctatctctctatgtCCCATCGATCCACTCTTGGGTTTAATTACACCCACCTTCGTCCAATTTATTACAGTCCATCTTCTTGTATTCCTACACACCTCTTCATTTATTCTTCCATTTATGTGTTTTAAGGGACAGCCCATCATGTAAATTCACCTCCAACCTCATGagacaatttattttatttctgggGCTATGTACACTCACTCTACTCCAATCGTGTCCCTTGAGCCAATGACTATGAAAAACTTCCCTGATTAAGACTATACAGTATGACCAAGCCTGTCAGGGGATGAGAAAATGATTCAGTACATTACCTGCTCTTCCTCCTCTGCATATGGCATTTTCTAGTGGAAAGATAAAGGAAAATTCACCATTAGTACACAATCCCTGCCATGAAATCAGAAGTCTTCCCCATTTTTCCAGACTCAATAATAATTCAGTAATCCATATAAAAATGAAGGTGCTAATCATGCAGTGAGAGCTGTGCGAGGGCTTAGATGAGTACAAGGGAAAATGAGGAAATGATTAAAATTGGTGATGGTTGCATGTCCAACAGACCTGGAGAACAACAAACTCAGAATTAATATGTTACAGGTAGGAGGTTAGGGAAGGAGTGTGGAGGAGTCAAACCACAGGAGAACAGGGAGACAGAAAAGAAAGCATTATAGAAGGAATGGATGAGAGGTAGAGTTAAGAAAGTGCACCAGGAGGAAAGGGTTTAACCAAAGAGCTGAAATAGAATGTCTTATACTacttctgtttcttcttcttcttcttttgtgtcttcttcttcttcgtcatCGTCTTCTTTTGCCTCCACATCTTCGTCTTttgcctcttcttcttcctccttagCCTCTTCTGAAGGCTCGTCCTGTGCTACGACCTCTTCCTTAAtttctcctcctccctcctcccctGTCGAAGTCACCTCTGGTGTTTTTTCATTTTGCTCCTCTTCTGTGATTGCCTCTTTCTAAAGGTAAAGAGATCAGCATTCCCCAAAAAACTGATGTAAACATAATGTTTGCGTATGTCACGCTGGTCTTACTGCCGACACACATGATCCAACTGATCAGCTAAATTTAGTttgttgaatcaggtgtgtcaGCAGTAGGAAAACATCAGAAAATACAGCCATCCGGCCAATAGGACACAGAGAAAACCTGAGACTCaatgaaaagaataaataaagttcagcaTAGTTCAGTTTGCAAACCAGCTGAAAGCTTGACTTCATAAATAGGGTATAGTTgacaatattaaataaatactccAGTGTTTTCAGCCAAATCTACATCTACCACGTCTGTAGGACATGTATGATGATTcaaaacttattaaaaaaaaaagagagcacaTATTGGAAAGTCCTTGGTAATCAGATCGATGCTACAGATGAGGTGGGTAGAAATAAGTATAGAAAATGATGGAGAAGTCCTTTCAATTTTTGACATTATAGGCTCATCATCAACGTTCTCCTGAACAGTTTTGCTACCTGTACCAAAAAATTTAAGTTAAACAGGAAAAATCATTTACATCACCTGTTAGAGTTGGGGGGAAAAACCAGAACATTGTTGGTGATTACAGGATTCTTTTATGTATAGCTGCAAGGAAACATCTGTGAATCATTTGGAATTACCAAGACTGTTTTATTCTGTAGCATAGATTACTCATAAATTGTGATTTGACTTTTACCACCCACAATTATAGACAAAAACAATCTGTTTAAAGTAATGTCAAACCAACAATTCTACTTGTTGTGTCAGTACTGGACACACCATCTAAACACATTAGACTGTTTTCTGGACAAAACTGTAACTTTTTTGGAAGAAACAGACAATGATGAGGAAAGATGCATTGCATGCCAACACCAAAACCCAACAATcatcccaactgtgaagcatagTGGTGGGAGAATCAGGGCCTGAAGAGTTTGCAATCATTGAAGAAACAGCAAAGTCACCGTTTGTCTTTTCACAGTCTGTCACCTGAAGCTTAacatgcaataattgtttaaaatataataataataataataataataataataataataataataataatacatagtCCATATTCTAACCCAACTGAGATGTTGTGGCATGACCCCAAGAAATCAATTCCTGCAAGAAATACACTTCCCATAAATAGTTTCAGTTATAAATGCAAATCCCAGAAACACAGTTTTTGTAGGGAGCAATGGCCTCGTATTTGTAGGCATGAACATGGCATCTACAGGAAACATTTGGTGGAGATTATTGTGATCAATAAAACTTGAAAAGTATAATTCTTTGTGTATTATTAGTTTAAGGATCAGGACCAATATTAAGAGTAGCTTAATTAACGAAGAAATCCAGGAAGTTCAGAAACCTTCTGCAACTGTATATCATGCAACATAAGAAAACAGCAACTTCCACAAGTATAAGCATCTAAATGTGCCTTCATGAAATATACTAACCAATAGAAAATACTGACCTTGAAGCCAGGTGGTGGGTTCAAACCCAGAAATTCATAAACTGAATTGTCCTCTTTGGCATCAAAGAATGTCTCATAGTCCTGTAGCACACAAcattgtttctgtttgtgtctTGTAGACTAACAGAAATTATACAACTTGTAAGAATCATATCCTTCAAGAAAAACATTTCCTCAAATTCAGTCAAACATTATTCAAACAGAGGCGTGTTTCTCTGGCCATTTTCAGCATTGTGGTGGATTACAACTAGAAACAATACTGGGAAGAACAAGAAATGGAACTGAAAAATATAGTACAACCAAGATTTTCCACTTCACTTGATTGAGTTCAGCAAAAGCTTTTTACCTTTCTCCTATGAAAATCACAGCCAGGTTCACTAAGGCTAATAGAATTTGAGGGTGTTTTACCAGTTTAACTACAAGGAAGAACTACTATGTTGGTAAAACGCAACTAAAGTTTTTATATgtacagtgctatgaaaaaggtatttgctgatgtcttttgtttttgtgtatatct
Protein-coding regions in this window:
- the sh3bgr gene encoding SH3 domain-binding glutamic acid-rich protein isoform X5, encoding MVIKVFLASSSGSTAIKKKQQDVLGFLEALKIEYAQLDIASNEENRMWMRENVPGDKKPSGGIPLPPQIFNEDNYCGDYETFFDAKEDNSVYEFLGLNPPPGFKKEAITEEEQNEKTPEVTSTGEEGGGEIKEEVVAQDEPSEEAKEEEEEAKDEDVEAKEDDDEEEEDTKEEEEETEKMPYAEEEEQEGDVEEEYEQGEEDLMSEEEEEAQVSEEGEEAED
- the sh3bgr gene encoding SH3 domain-binding glutamic acid-rich protein isoform X10, yielding MVIKVFLASSSGSTAIKKKQQDVLGFLEALKIEYAQLDIASNEENRMWMRENVPGDKKPSGGIPLPPQIFNEDNYCGDYETFFDAKEDNSVYEFLGLNPPPGFKKEAITEEEQNEKTPEVTSTGEEGGGEIKEEVVAQDEPSEEAKEEEEEAKDEDVEAKEDDDEEEEDTKEEEEETEKMPYAEEEEQEGDVEEEYEQGEEDLMSEEGEEAED
- the sh3bgr gene encoding SH3 domain-binding glutamic acid-rich protein isoform X1 produces the protein MVIKVFLASSSGSTAIKKKQQDVLGFLEALKIEYAQLDIASNEENRMWMRENVPGDKKPSGGIPLPPQIFNEDNYCGDYETFFDAKEDNSVYEFLGLNPPPGFKKEAITEEEQNEKTPEVTSTGEEGGGEIKEEVVAQDEPSEEAKEEEEEAKDEDVEAKEDDDEEEEDTKEEEEETEVKMPYAEEEEQEGDVEEEYEQGEEDLMSEEEEELRQLEEEEEAQVSEEGEEAED
- the sh3bgr gene encoding SH3 domain-binding glutamic acid-rich protein isoform X8; translated protein: MVIKVFLASSSGSTAIKKKQQDVLGFLEALKIEYAQLDIASNEENRMWMRENVPGDKKPSGGIPLPPQIFNEDNYCGDYETFFDAKEDNSVYEFLGLNPPPGFKKEAITEEEQNEKTPEVTSTGEEGGGEIKEEVVAQDEPSEEAKEEEEEAKDEDVEAKEDDDEEEEDTKEEEEETEKMPYAEEEEQEGDVEEEYEQEEEEAQVSEEGEEAED
- the sh3bgr gene encoding SH3 domain-binding glutamic acid-rich protein isoform X3, producing MVIKVFLASSSGSTAIKKKQQDVLGFLEALKIEYAQLDIASNEENRMWMRENVPGDKKPSGGIPLPPQIFNEDNYCGDYETFFDAKEDNSVYEFLGLNPPPGFKKEAITEEEQNEKTPEVTSTGEEGGGEIKEEVVAQDEPSEEAKEEEEEAKDEDVEAKEDDDEEEEDTKEEEEETEVKMPYAEEEEQEGDVEEEYEQGEEDLMSEEEEEAQVSEEGEEAED
- the sh3bgr gene encoding SH3 domain-binding glutamic acid-rich protein isoform X11; amino-acid sequence: MVIKVFLASSSGSTAIKKKQQDVLGFLEALKIEYAQLDIASNEENRMWMRENVPGDKKPSGGIPLPPQIFNEDNYCGDYETFFDAKEDNSVYEFLGLNPPPGFKKEAITEEEQNEKTPEVTSTGEEGGGEIKEEVVAQDEPSEEAKEEEEEAKDEDVEAKEDDDEEEEDTKEEEEETEVKMPYAEEEEQEGDVEEEYEQEGEEAED
- the sh3bgr gene encoding SH3 domain-binding glutamic acid-rich protein isoform X2 translates to MVIKVFLASSSGSTAIKKKQQDVLGFLEALKIEYAQLDIASNEENRMWMRENVPGDKKPSGGIPLPPQIFNEDNYCGDYETFFDAKEDNSVYEFLGLNPPPGFKKEAITEEEQNEKTPEVTSTGEEGGGEIKEEVVAQDEPSEEAKEEEEEAKDEDVEAKEDDDEEEEDTKEEEEETEKMPYAEEEEQEGDVEEEYEQGEEDLMSEEEEELRQLEEEEEAQVSEEGEEAED
- the sh3bgr gene encoding SH3 domain-binding glutamic acid-rich protein isoform X12, whose product is MVIKVFLASSSGSTAIKKKQQDVLGFLEALKIEYAQLDIASNEENRMWMRENVPGDKKPSGGIPLPPQIFNEDNYCGDYETFFDAKEDNSVYEFLGLNPPPGFKKEAITEEEQNEKTPEVTSTGEEGGGEIKEEVVAQDEPSEEAKEEEEEAKDEDVEAKEDDDEEEEDTKEEEEETEKMPYAEEEEQEGDVEEEYEQEGEEAED
- the sh3bgr gene encoding SH3 domain-binding glutamic acid-rich protein isoform X6, with product MVIKVFLASSSGSTAIKKKQQDVLGFLEALKIEYAQLDIASNEENRMWMRENVPGDKKPSGGIPLPPQIFNEDNYCGDYETFFDAKEDNSVYEFLGLNPPPGFKKEAITEEEQNEKTPEVTSTGEEGGGEIKEEVVAQDEPSEEAKEEEEEAKDEDVEAKEDDDEEEEDTKEEEEETEKMPYAEEEEQEGDVEEEYEQGEEDLMSEEEEELRQLEEGEEAED
- the sh3bgr gene encoding SH3 domain-binding glutamic acid-rich protein isoform X9, whose product is MVIKVFLASSSGSTAIKKKQQDVLGFLEALKIEYAQLDIASNEENRMWMRENVPGDKKPSGGIPLPPQIFNEDNYCGDYETFFDAKEDNSVYEFLGLNPPPGFKKEAITEEEQNEKTPEVTSTGEEGGGEIKEEVVAQDEPSEEAKEEEEEAKDEDVEAKEDDDEEEEDTKEEEEETEVKMPYAEEEEQEGDVEEEYEQGEEDLMSEEGEEAED
- the sh3bgr gene encoding SH3 domain-binding glutamic acid-rich protein isoform X7, coding for MVIKVFLASSSGSTAIKKKQQDVLGFLEALKIEYAQLDIASNEENRMWMRENVPGDKKPSGGIPLPPQIFNEDNYCGDYETFFDAKEDNSVYEFLGLNPPPGFKKEAITEEEQNEKTPEVTSTGEEGGGEIKEEVVAQDEPSEEAKEEEEEAKDEDVEAKEDDDEEEEDTKEEEEETEVKMPYAEEEEQEGDVEEEYEQEEEEAQVSEEGEEAED
- the sh3bgr gene encoding SH3 domain-binding glutamic acid-rich protein isoform X4; this encodes MVIKVFLASSSGSTAIKKKQQDVLGFLEALKIEYAQLDIASNEENRMWMRENVPGDKKPSGGIPLPPQIFNEDNYCGDYETFFDAKEDNSVYEFLGLNPPPGFKKEAITEEEQNEKTPEVTSTGEEGGGEIKEEVVAQDEPSEEAKEEEEEAKDEDVEAKEDDDEEEEDTKEEEEETEVKMPYAEEEEQEGDVEEEYEQGEEDLMSEEEEELRQLEEGEEAED